One window of Etheostoma spectabile isolate EspeVRDwgs_2016 chromosome 6, UIUC_Espe_1.0, whole genome shotgun sequence genomic DNA carries:
- the LOC116691755 gene encoding interleukin-4 receptor subunit alpha, which produces MMCWPLMFVCWCSSILAVTSCIRVDGYSCVTAYWDTITCVLNITGNPVGQANATYSLKFIDNQEEENISCPLVVTNQSYSCVCKILKDSNIFSGFEEYDLKLCYESGCYSLTETPFQPTKYIELTPPHPAEIQKTLNTFNITWKSGYEHHWYLHDSLDYELLLQTSQGTENNILRSNSIERYALIQRSTLKPNAAYCIKVRSIPNSDDYNATWSKWSPSRCWKNEVAEEKDYILVILIKSLGPVCVAVGVLLLVFYSPAARLKIKTLSQTPSPAPFFQPLFQQHDGNLKKWLSPQQQFVLTFKTEETLTTNPVIVVPKPITKEPEENQDFHNPPVPQLAFHQSQTSYVGLPGIHEASPPLTMLCPGDMSYTQLPCSDWGIGIEEVKVVCAPPEDFFNMSCADSGCSCEDLTQNPECSLTNDPVDDSPPPCYCNDYCILNKTAEGFAPVFVFKGSNLNVPSDSLQECES; this is translated from the exons ATGATGTGTTGGCCGCTCATGTTCGTATGTTGGTGCTCCAGCATCCTAGCAGTGACCAGCTGCATCAGAG TTGATGGATACTCCTGTGTGACTGCCTATTGGGACACAATTACTTGTGTCTTGAACATCACTGGTAATCCCGTGGGACAGGCCAACGCCACCTACAGCCTGAAATTCATTGACAA tcaagaagaagaaaatatttCCTGCCCACTTGTGGTGACGAATCAAAGTTACAGCTGTGTCTGTAAgatcctgaaggactccaatATTTTTTCAGGATTTGAGGAATATGACTTGAAACTTTGTTATGAATCTGGCTGTTATTCTTTAACAGAGACGCCTTTTCAACCAACTAAGTACA TTGAGCTGACACCCCCGCATCCAGCTGAGATCCAAAAAACCCTAAATACTTTTAACATCACTTGGAAAAGTGGGTATGAGCACCATTGGTACTTACACGATAGCCTTGACTACGAACTCTTACTTCAAACATCTCAAGGCACTGAGAACAAT ATTCTTCGTTCCAATTCAATCGAGAGGTATGCACTGATCCAGAGGTCAACACTTAAACCAAATGCTGCATATTGCATTAAAGTGAGATCTATACCTAACAGTGATGACTATAACGCAACTTGGAGTAAATGGAGTCCATCAAGATGTTGGAAAAATGAAGTAGCAGAAG AAAAAGATTACATATTAGTCATTTTGATCAAATCTTTGGGTCCAGTGTGTGTGGCTGTTGGAGTCCTGCTGTTAGTATTCTACAGTCCCGCTGCAAG ACTGAAGATAAAAACTCTGTCCCAGACACCATCGCCTGCACCTTTTTTCCAACCTCTATTTCAACAACACGACGGCAATCTCAAG AAATGGCTTTCACCTCAACAACAATTTGTGCTTACATTCAAAACTGAGGAGACCTTGACAACCAATCCTGTGATTGTTGTGCCGAAACCCATTACAAAGGAACCAGAGGAGAACCAGGACTTCCACAACCCGCCAGTACCACAACTGGCATTCCATCAGTCTCAAACTTCTTATGTTGGCTTACCTGGGATACATGAGGCTTCCCCGCCCTTAACAATGCTCTGTCCAGGGGACATGTCTTACACTCAGCTCCCttgctctgactgggggattgGCATTGAAGAAGTAAAAGTTGTCTGCGCTCCGCCTGAAGATTTCTTCAACATGAGTTGTGCAGACTCAGGCTGCAGCTGTGAGGACCTGACCCAAAACCCAGAGTGCAGTTTAACAAATGACCCTGTTGATGACAGTCCACCACCATGTTACTGTAATGATTACTGCATTCTTAACAAAACCGCAGAAGGTTTTGctcctgtgtttgttttcaaaggAAGCAACCTAAATGTTCCATCTGATTCTTTGCAGGAGTGCGAGAGCTAA
- the il21r.1 gene encoding interleukin 21 receptor, tandem duplicate 1, with protein MAVRPVSLLLLWYLTLCVHRITSLCNVTCSTDYDALLNCSCSGALPTHSYSVKVMCRDEEREVSGSCEVKPPQSWCIMYPEDLYEVANLETICTATVSQELMNTSESSSWSLCNVVKPLPPVDVKVTNTDGFYNITWDHANNKDCLTYIVRVRESKDLSKGPALSRLVPVKYIQIDHKNLQPHVNYTVDVQAQMCLENVYHGPWSEWSSTAGWRTRETSAGIEEMNGWWWYIFLSVVFVLVLLLLGYSQKPWWQKKLQRIIYIPRPDEFFKPLDLNYGGNFKEWVKPVFNEYDYLKVSSHAEMISKKQHDVLHWNESYSKDNEMKQSGNLVHMLQPHSNSLLFFHDGGSSQGTGHSTGHVSIHTVTLSGDEEFEEQVVSQSSARTLRSYQDGESFGSFEEDNREHTGYDLEEPHWQSGILPQHENQISIDLSVENINFQPRAQLNEPERVSLDSFALNEQSEDGYPHVDLDTIDSGFGECSSPGASDSNIAQQMDSNLFIEHKSSNSNYVKQWMICSTIQEDCSNSENELNETQ; from the exons ATGGCTGTCAGACCTGTGTCCTTATTGTTGCTGTGGTACCTCACGTTGTGTGTTCATAGAA TCACGTCTTTGTGCAATGTCACCTGCTCGACGGACTACGATGCTTTACTGAACTGTTCCTGCTCAGGTGCTCTACCGACCCATTCATATTCGGTCAAAGTCATGTGCAG GGATGAAGAACGTGAGGTTAGTGGCAGCTGTGAAGTCAAACCACCTCAATCCTGGTGCATTATGTATCCGGAAGATCTTTATGAAGTTGCAAACCTTGAAACCATATGCACTGCGACAGTCAGCCAAGAGTTGATGAATACCAGTGAGTCGTCCAGCTGGTCACTGTGTAATGTCG TGAAGCCTCTGCCTCCAGTCGATgttaaagtgacaaacactgacGGATTCTACAACATCACTTGGGACCACGCCAATAACAAAGACTGCCTCACCTACATAGTGCGCGTAAGAGAAAGCAAAGACTTGTCAAAG GGTCCAGCTCTTTCCCGTTTAGTGCCAGTAAAGTACATTCAGATAGACCATAAGAACCTGCAACCACACGTCAACTATACTGTGGATGTTCAGGCCCAAATGTGCCTTGAGAATGTCTATCATGGTCCATGGAGCGAGTGGAGTTCCACTGCAGGATGGAGGACTAGAGAAACTTCTGCAGGAATTGAAG AAATGAATGGCTGGTGGTGGTACATCTTCCTCTCCGTCgtttttgttcttgttctgtTGTTGCTGGGTTATTCACAAAAACC TTGGTGGCAGAAAAAACTCCAGCGGATTATATATATCCCCAGGCCGGATGAGTTTTTCAAGCCCCTCGACCTCAACTATGGAGGGAACTTTAAG GAGTGGGTGAAGCCTGTATTCAACGAGTATGATTACCTAAAGGTCAGCTCACATGCTGAGATGATAAGCAAGAAGCAGCACGACGTCCTTCATTGGAATGAAAGCTACAGCAAGGACAATGAGATGAAACAAAGTGGTAATTTAGTCCACATGCTGCAGCCTCACAGCAACTCACTGCTGTTCTTCCACGATGGTGGCAGCTCCCAGGGCACCGGGCACTCCACCGGACACGTCTCCATCCATACTGTAACCCTGTCTGGAGATGAAGAGTTTGAGGAGCAAGTTGTGTCACAGAGCTCTGCGCGTACCCTCAGAAGTTACCAAGATGGTGAAAGCTTTGGTTCATTTGAGGAAGACAACAGAGAACACACTGGCTATGACTTAGAGGAACCTCATTGGCAAAGTGGGATATTACCACAACATGAAAACCAAATATCGATTGACTTATCAGTGGAAAATATAAACTTTCAGCCACGTGCTCAGCTTAATGAACCAGAGAGGGTATCACTCGACTCGTTCGCTTTAAATGAGCAGTCAGAAGACGGCTACCCTCACGTGGACTTGGACACTATTGACAGTGGTTTTGGAGAGTGCAGTAGCCCTGGAGCCTCAGACTCAAACATAGCACAGCAGATGGACTCCAATTTATTTATTGAGCATAAAAGCTCAAATTCTAACTACGTCAAACAGTGGATGATATGTAGCACTATTCAAGAAGATTGTAGCAACTCAGAGAACGAACTCAACGAAACACAGTGA